In Pseudomonas sp. MM213, a genomic segment contains:
- a CDS encoding acetyl-CoA carboxylase biotin carboxylase subunit, with translation MPALKKILIANRGEIACRIQRTAQSLGYRTVAVFSDADADALHVQIADEAVNIGPAPVQQSYLNIPAILDAARRTGADSIHPGYGFLSENAEFARACQHAGLTFIGPSPEAIELMGSKRLSKLAMLDAGVPCIKGYQGTGQDDATLSLEAERIGFPLMIKASAGGGGRGMRLVHDAGDLLAQIRTARSEALNGFGSDELILEQALIDPRHVEVQLFGDQHGNLIYLGERDCSIQRRHQKVIEEAPCPVMTAELRQAMGEAALKAGRAVNYVGAGTVEFLLDAHGQFYFLEMNTRLQVEHPVTELITGLDLVAWQLHVAEGLPLPLRQEQVQLNGHAMEVRLYAEDPTQGFLPQTGRITTWEPALQSGARIDHGLIEGQHVSPFYDPMLGKIIAHGATREEARRKLLRAVQDSVLMGLPSNQRLLASLLEHPRFISGEFSTGFIPTHFADHPCLHPHNPSAEELAIAAALFYQASAQVHPAALAGWRNNASVPLHYRIGLEDRDWPVQLNAVPSEPYRIEVAAQAFELNVIQCDGRWATLDINGIRQRHAYRLEAGQLWLFTRPGSLRLEDRTQALVSGQTSVSSGTLKAPMDGAIVDVLVAQGSPVSKGQLLVVLEAMKMEHPLKSGIDGVLKRLQVKVGDQVKNRQILLEVE, from the coding sequence ATGCCCGCCCTGAAAAAAATCCTGATCGCCAACCGCGGTGAAATCGCCTGCCGCATCCAGCGTACCGCCCAATCCTTGGGCTACCGCACCGTCGCCGTGTTCAGCGACGCAGATGCGGATGCCTTGCACGTACAAATCGCCGACGAAGCCGTCAACATCGGCCCGGCCCCGGTCCAGCAGTCGTACCTGAACATCCCGGCCATCCTCGACGCCGCCCGCCGCACCGGTGCCGATTCGATCCACCCCGGCTACGGCTTCCTCTCGGAAAATGCCGAATTCGCCCGCGCCTGCCAGCACGCCGGCCTCACTTTCATCGGCCCCAGCCCCGAAGCCATCGAACTGATGGGCAGCAAACGCCTGTCGAAACTCGCCATGCTCGACGCCGGTGTGCCCTGCATCAAAGGCTATCAAGGCACCGGGCAGGACGACGCAACCCTGAGCCTCGAAGCCGAACGCATCGGCTTTCCGCTGATGATCAAGGCCAGTGCCGGCGGTGGCGGGCGCGGCATGCGACTGGTGCACGATGCAGGGGATTTGCTCGCACAGATTCGCACCGCGCGCTCCGAGGCATTGAACGGGTTTGGCAGCGACGAACTGATCCTCGAACAAGCGCTGATCGATCCGCGTCACGTTGAGGTTCAGCTGTTCGGCGACCAACACGGCAACCTGATCTACCTCGGCGAGCGCGACTGTTCGATCCAGCGCCGCCATCAGAAAGTCATCGAAGAAGCGCCCTGCCCGGTCATGACCGCCGAACTGCGCCAGGCCATGGGTGAAGCGGCGCTCAAGGCCGGTCGCGCAGTGAACTATGTGGGCGCTGGCACTGTGGAGTTTCTGCTGGACGCGCACGGGCAGTTCTACTTTCTGGAAATGAACACGCGGTTGCAGGTGGAACACCCGGTGACTGAATTGATCACCGGCCTCGATCTGGTGGCCTGGCAGTTGCACGTCGCCGAAGGGCTACCGCTGCCATTGCGCCAGGAACAGGTGCAACTCAACGGCCACGCCATGGAAGTGCGGCTGTATGCCGAAGACCCGACCCAAGGGTTCCTCCCGCAGACCGGGCGCATCACCACCTGGGAACCGGCCTTGCAGAGTGGAGCGCGGATCGACCATGGGTTGATCGAAGGTCAACACGTCAGCCCGTTCTATGACCCGATGCTGGGCAAGATCATCGCCCACGGCGCTACCCGTGAAGAAGCCCGGCGCAAGTTGCTGCGCGCGGTGCAAGACAGTGTGCTGATGGGCTTGCCGAGCAATCAGCGCTTGCTCGCCAGCCTGCTGGAACATCCACGCTTCATCAGTGGCGAGTTCAGCACCGGGTTCATCCCGACGCATTTCGCCGACCATCCTTGTTTGCATCCGCATAACCCGAGTGCTGAAGAACTGGCGATTGCGGCGGCGCTGTTTTATCAGGCTTCGGCGCAGGTTCATCCCGCCGCACTGGCTGGCTGGCGCAACAACGCCAGTGTGCCGCTGCACTATCGCATCGGCCTGGAGGATCGGGACTGGCCGGTGCAATTGAACGCGGTACCAAGTGAACCGTACCGGATTGAAGTCGCCGCACAGGCCTTCGAACTGAACGTCATCCAGTGCGACGGACGCTGGGCCACCCTGGACATCAACGGCATCCGCCAGCGCCATGCCTATCGCCTGGAGGCCGGACAACTCTGGCTGTTCACCCGCCCCGGCAGCCTGCGCCTGGAGGATCGCACGCAAGCGCTGGTCAGCGGCCAGACCAGCGTCAGCTCCGGCACGCTCAAGGCGCCGATGGACGGCGCGATCGTCGACGTGCTGGTCGCACAAGGCAGCCCGGTCAGTAAAGGCCAACTGCTGGTGGTGCTGGAAGCAATGAAAATGGAGCATCCCCTCAAGTCCGGCATCGACGGCGTGCTCAAACGCTTGCAGGTCAAGGTCGGCGATCAGGTAAAAAATCGTCAGATTTTGTTGGAGGTCGAATAA
- a CDS encoding chemotaxis protein CheV, whose protein sequence is MAGILDTVDQRTQLVGENRLEILMFRLAGRQLFAINVFKVQEVLQLPKLTLMPQRHPFVCGVVNLRGQTLPVIDLSQAIGMRPLVPSPTSTIIVTEYNRSVQAFLVGGVDRIVNMNWEAILPPPTSAGRQHYLTAISKVDDQLVEIIDVEKVLAEIVPYNAKVSRDKLDDPILERARGREVLLVDDSNVALSQLRDTLGQLGVKMHIASDGLKALNMLKGWADTGVNMTDKLLMIFTDAEMPEMDGYRLTTEIRNDPRLRGLYVVLHTSLSGSFNDSMVKKVGCDNFLSKFQPDKLVDVVRQRLMLDEVPA, encoded by the coding sequence ATGGCCGGCATTCTCGACACGGTAGACCAACGCACGCAACTGGTGGGTGAGAATCGCCTGGAAATTCTCATGTTCCGCCTGGCTGGGCGGCAATTGTTCGCGATCAACGTTTTCAAAGTGCAGGAAGTGCTGCAACTGCCGAAACTGACCCTGATGCCCCAGCGCCATCCGTTTGTCTGCGGCGTGGTCAACCTGCGTGGCCAGACGTTGCCGGTGATCGACCTGTCCCAGGCCATCGGCATGCGTCCGCTGGTGCCGAGCCCTACCAGCACGATCATCGTCACCGAGTATAACCGCTCCGTGCAGGCTTTCCTGGTTGGCGGTGTGGACCGCATCGTCAACATGAACTGGGAAGCCATTCTGCCGCCGCCGACCAGCGCCGGCCGTCAGCATTACCTGACTGCCATCAGCAAGGTCGATGATCAGTTGGTAGAGATTATCGACGTCGAAAAAGTCCTCGCCGAAATCGTTCCGTACAACGCCAAGGTGTCCCGCGACAAACTCGACGATCCAATACTGGAGCGCGCCCGTGGCCGTGAAGTGCTGCTGGTGGATGACTCCAACGTGGCGCTCTCGCAGTTGCGCGACACCCTCGGCCAGTTGGGCGTGAAGATGCACATTGCCAGCGATGGCTTGAAAGCGCTGAACATGCTCAAGGGCTGGGCGGATACCGGCGTGAACATGACCGACAAATTGCTGATGATCTTTACCGACGCCGAGATGCCGGAAATGGACGGCTATCGCCTGACCACCGAGATCCGTAACGATCCGCGTCTGCGCGGCCTCTACGTGGTTCTGCACACCTCGTTGTCCGGCAGTTTCAACGACTCGATGGTCAAGAAGGTTGGTTGTGACAACTTCCTCTCCAAATTCCAGCCGGACAAATTGGTCGATGTGGTGCGTCAGCGCCTGATGCTCGACGAAGTGCCTGCCTGA
- the ppnP gene encoding pyrimidine/purine nucleoside phosphorylase, whose translation MFKVNEYFDGTVKSIAFGTAEGPATIGVMAPGEYEFGTSQREIMHVVTGALTVKLPDSSDWETFAAGSQFNVPANSKFQLKVAVDTAYLCEYRG comes from the coding sequence ATGTTTAAAGTCAACGAGTACTTCGACGGCACCGTCAAGTCGATCGCCTTTGGCACCGCTGAAGGTCCGGCGACCATTGGCGTCATGGCTCCGGGCGAATACGAATTCGGCACCAGCCAGCGTGAAATCATGCACGTGGTGACCGGCGCCCTGACCGTCAAACTGCCAGACAGCAGCGACTGGGAAACCTTCGCCGCCGGCAGCCAGTTCAACGTGCCAGCCAACAGCAAATTCCAGCTGAAAGTGGCCGTCGACACCGCTTACCTGTGCGAATACCGCGGCTAA
- a CDS encoding MOSC domain-containing protein, whose product MLRLSALYRYPLKSGKGEILQQVSLDKLGLDGDRRWMLVDEASGRFLTQRAVAQMSQLSALWNAQGGLTLSAPGHTPIDIALPANDAELRGVTIWRDTLRVPDAGDEAGAWVSRFIGKPTRLVQVPVDRARTTQAGYGKDDDQVAFADGFPLLLIGQASLEDLSQKVGRSLEMLRFRPNLVIEGSEAYAEDGWKRIRIGDVEFRVVKPCSRCILTTIDPQTGERSDDREPLATLQKYRAQEDGAMFGQNLVNDGNGQLEVGMPVTILE is encoded by the coding sequence ATGCTGCGTCTGAGCGCGCTTTATCGTTATCCGTTGAAATCCGGCAAGGGCGAGATCCTGCAACAGGTCAGTCTCGACAAACTGGGGCTGGACGGGGATCGACGCTGGATGCTGGTGGACGAGGCCAGCGGGCGCTTCCTGACCCAGCGTGCGGTGGCGCAGATGAGCCAGCTGTCGGCGTTGTGGAATGCCCAGGGCGGTTTGACCCTCAGCGCTCCCGGCCACACGCCGATCGATATTGCCTTGCCTGCCAACGACGCTGAGTTGCGTGGCGTGACTATCTGGCGCGACACCTTGCGTGTGCCTGATGCCGGTGACGAGGCGGGGGCCTGGGTCAGCAGATTCATTGGCAAGCCGACTCGCCTGGTGCAGGTGCCGGTTGATCGCGCTCGGACCACACAGGCCGGTTATGGCAAGGACGACGATCAGGTGGCCTTCGCCGATGGCTTCCCGTTGCTGCTGATCGGGCAGGCGTCCCTTGAGGATCTGTCGCAAAAGGTCGGGCGTTCGTTGGAGATGCTGCGTTTTCGACCGAATCTGGTGATCGAGGGCAGCGAGGCGTATGCCGAGGACGGCTGGAAGCGTATTCGTATCGGCGATGTCGAGTTTCGTGTGGTCAAGCCGTGTTCGCGCTGCATTCTGACCACCATCGATCCGCAGACCGGCGAACGCAGCGATGACCGTGAACCGCTCGCGACCTTGCAGAAGTATCGTGCCCAGGAAGACGGTGCGATGTTTGGCCAGAATCTGGTCAATGACGGTAATGGCCAGCTCGAAGTCGGTATGCCGGTCACGATCCTGGAATAA
- a CDS encoding exonuclease domain-containing protein: MPHWLVIDLEATTDEGGWPVTEMEIIEIGATLVDRQGREQDHFQRFVRPLRRPLLTPFCRELTRITQANIDSAQALTEVWPVFERWLGQHHSRLEGWASWGDYDRRQLLQEWERLQLDSQLSRVPHMNLKQRFAKARRLERPLGLNGALQLAGMQFTGQQHRALEDARNTARLLPLILPL, from the coding sequence ATGCCTCACTGGCTGGTGATCGATCTGGAAGCCACCACCGATGAAGGTGGCTGGCCAGTTACGGAAATGGAAATCATCGAAATCGGCGCCACGCTGGTGGACCGCCAAGGGCGTGAGCAGGACCATTTCCAGCGCTTCGTGCGACCGCTGCGACGGCCCCTGCTCACGCCGTTTTGTCGCGAGCTGACTCGCATCACCCAGGCCAATATCGACAGCGCACAGGCGCTGACCGAGGTCTGGCCGGTCTTCGAGCGCTGGCTCGGCCAACATCATTCGCGGCTGGAAGGCTGGGCCAGTTGGGGCGATTACGATCGCAGGCAACTGCTTCAGGAGTGGGAGCGCTTGCAACTCGACAGCCAACTGAGTCGCGTGCCGCACATGAACCTCAAGCAGCGCTTTGCCAAGGCCCGACGGCTGGAACGCCCGCTTGGACTCAACGGCGCCCTGCAACTGGCCGGCATGCAGTTCACCGGCCAGCAGCACCGGGCACTGGAAGATGCGCGCAATACAGCGCGTCTGTTACCGCTGATTCTCCCGCTCTAG